The genomic DNA GCGGGCCGACCTGGTGGCCCGCGCGATGCGCCTGATCGCCGACGGAACCGTGGACCGCGAGGGCGTCCCCGGCCTCGCCGCCCGCCTCGGCTACAGCACCCGGCAGATCGAACGCCAGCTCCTCGCCGAACTCGGCGCCGGCCCCCTCGCGTTGGCCCGTGCCCAACGAGCCCAGACGGCAAGGCTGTTGATCGAGACGACCGCGCTCCCGATGGCGGAGATCGCCTTCGCCGCCGGCTTCTCCTCGATCCGCACCTTCAACGACACCGTGCGCGAGGTCTTCGCCCTGTCCCCGAGCGAGCTGCGCAACAGGCGCCCGAAGACAACCGTGTTGACCCCCGGCACGCTCACGCTCCGCCTGCCGTTCCGCGCCCCCCTCAACCCCGACAACCTCTTCGGCCACCTGGCGGCGACCGCCGTACCGGGCGTGGAGGAGTGGCGGGCCGACGCGTACCGCCGGACCCTCCGCCTCCCCTACGGCCACGGCATCGCGTCCCTCACTCCCCGGTCCGACCACATCGCCTGCCGCCTCACCCTCAGCGACCTGCGCGACCTGCCCGTGGCGATCAGCCGTTGCCGCCGCATGCTCGACCTGGACGCCGATCCGGTCGCGGTGGACGACCAACTGCGTACGGATCCGGTGCTGGCGCCACTGGTGGACAAGGCCCCGGGCCGGCGCGTGCCGCGCACGGTCGACGAGGCGGAGTTCGCCGTACGGGCCGTCCTCGGCCAGCAGGTCTCCACGGCGGCGGCCCGCACCCACGCGGCCCGCCTGGTCACCGCGCACGGCGAGCCGGTCGACGACCCCGAGGGCGGCCTGACCCACCTCTTCCCGTCCCCGGAGTCACTCGCGGCGGTGAACCCGGAAACCCTGGCGATGCCGAACACCCGCCGCACCACGTTCACCACTCTGGTGGCCCAACTTGCCGACGGCACGCTCCACTTGGGAGTGGAGAGCGACTGGGCGGAAACCCGCGCCCAGCTCCTCTCCCTCCCCGGCTTCGGCCCCTGGACGGCCGACGTCATCGCCATGCGCGCCCTCGGCGACCCCGACGCGTTCCTCCCCACCGACCTCGGAATCCGCCGCGCCGCCCAGGAGTTGGGCCTCCCGTCGACCCCGGCCGCCCTCACGGCGCGCGCGGCGGCGTGGCGGCCGTGGCGGGCGTACGCGGTCCAGTACCTGTGGGCGACGGACAGTCACCCGATCAACTTCCTTCCCGTGTAAGCCGTTCAAGGAAGCCGAGAGCATGAAACAGCACACCGTGACCGACAGTCCGTACGGCCCGCTGACCCTCGTGGCCGACGAGGACGGCGCCCTCTGCGGCCTCTACATGACCGACCAACGCCACCGCCCACCGCAGGAGCACTTCGGCCCCCGGGACGACACACCCTTCTCCTCCGCGATCGACGAGCTACAGGCCTATTTCGAGGGCGAGTTGAAGGAGTTCACCCTCGAACTGCGCCTGCACGGAACCCCGTTCCAACTCACGGTCTGGGACCAGCTCCGCCGCATCCCCTACGGCGAGACCCGCTCCTACGGCGACCTCGCCGACGCCCTCGGCAACCCGGGCGCCTCCCGCGCGGTGGGCCTCGCCAACGGCAAGAACCCCATCGGGATCATCGTCCCCTGCCACCGGGTCGTCGGCGCGAACGGCAGTCTCACGGGTTACGGCGGCGGGCTCGACCGCAAGCAGCGGCTGCTGGACTTCGAGAGCGGGGCGGCGCTGTTCTAGGCGCCCTGGCCGAGACGGCGCCGTACCGGCTGTCCTAGCTGTCCTACCTTTCCTAGCTGTCCTTGCTGTCCTTGCTGTTCCGCAGGGTGCGCAGAAGCTCCGGCAGGGCGGTCCCGATCGGCTCCCGTACGACCTCGTCGGCGCGGTCGTCGTAGGGAGTCGGCTCGGCGTTGACGATGACCAGCCGTGCCCCGTAATCGGCGGCGACACCGGCGAGCCCGGCGGCGGGCTGCACCTGGAGACTGCTCCCGACGGCGACGAACACCTGACAGGCCTTGGTGATGGCGACGGCCTCGCCGAGGACGACCGGGTCGAGCCGCTCACCGAAGAAGACGGTCGCCGACTTCAGGATCCCGCCGCACTCCAGGCAGGCGGGATCGTCCTCACCGGCGTCGACGCGGGCGAGGGCGTCCGCCATCGGCCCCCGTACATGGCACCCAGTGCACACGAACTCCCTTGCGGTGCCGTGCAGTTCGAGCACCTTGCGGGCAGGGAGGCCGGCGAGCTGGTGCAGCCCGTCCACGTTCTGCGTGATGACCCGCACGGGTACGCCGGACTTCTCCAGCTCGACGACGGCCCGGTGCGCGGCGTTGGGCTCGGCCTGGAGCGTGCGGTTCTTGCGCCGCATCTGCCAGGACCGGCGCCGGATCTCCGGGTCGCCCATGTAGTACTCGTACGTCACGAGCTTCTCGGCCTCGGGATCGCGCCGCCAGAGGCCGTTGGGGCCGCGGTAGTCGGGGATGCCGGAGTCGGTGGAGATACCCGCCCCGCTGAGAAGGGCGACAAGAGGCTTGCTCATGCAGCTGAGGGTAGGTGGGTGGGGTCGGGGCGGCGAGTGGATATCGCGGCACCGGGGGAAGGGCCGGCCATGAGGGGAGTCGCCCCTGGCCGGCGAAATATTCAGAGATGTTCGGGGATATTCAGGGATGTTCGAGGCGCGGAGACGGGTGTTAACGTCCGCTCATGGCCAAGGTGAACGTCTCGCTCGACGCAGCGCTCGTCGTGGAAGTCATGGTCCTCGCGGGCGTGGGCAACCCGCAGGACGCCGTCGAACTCGTCGTCCGCGACTACATCGAGCGCGGCCACCGCACGGAGGCCAGGGCCGAGGCCCGCGACGACGCGTTGCGTGAGGTGGATGTGAAACCTCGGGAGGTCGAGGGCTGAACTCCGCGACGACGCGTTGGGTGAGGTGGATGTGAAACGCCGGGAGGGCGAGGGCTGAAGCTCGCGTGGCCGGTCGGCTGGTGCGGTCCAACTCGCCCAGCGGTCAACGGTGTTACCCAACTGCCCGCTCCGCGGCCATCTGCTCGGCGTCGACCAGGCGGCCTCGCCAGCCGCCGGCCGTCCGCCGTCCGCCGTCCGCCGCCGAGTGGTCATCGGCTGCGGCGGTCCTGGCCTTCCGCCTGGTGTCAGCCGACTCGCCCGCAACGTCCAGCCCGACGTCGGCCGACGCGCCCCGGTCCTCCGCCCAGCGTCAACGATCTCGCTCGCCCCGGGCCTTCTGTCCGGCGCCAGCCGATTCGCCCCCAGCGTCCCGCCTGGCGTAAGCAGACTCGACTCCGCCGCCGTCCCTCGCTGGCGGACCCGCCCTTGGAGCTCCGCCCGGCCCCGCCCAGCGTCATCTGCCTTGCCCACCCCGAGCCGCCCGTCCGGCGTCAGCCGCCCCCCGAGTCATTCCGCCCAACGTCAGCCGGCCCGCCGCCCGTTCTCCAACTCCGCCGTCCCCGCCCCTTCCTCCAGCACATCGAGCGCGACCAGTACCCGGAGGCCCAGCGAACCGTGCAGGTACTCCGTGAGGTCCTCGCGCGCGACGAGGCGCCAGGACAGTAGTTCCTCCTCCTGGAGGCGGATCGACTTGAGGTCGTTGGCGGTGAGGATTCCGCCGTCGTAGAGGTAGGCCACCAACGGCGGGTAGTCCGGGCCGTGGTAGACCCAGTCGACGGCGAGCAGGGGGCCGAGTTCGATGTCGAGGCCGATCTCCTCCAAGGTCTCGCGGCGTGCGCCCTGGCGTGGGGTCTCGCCGTCGTCCGACTCGATCGTGCCGCCCGGAAGGGCCCAGCCCTCACGGTAGTTGGGCTCGACGAGCAGGACCCGGCCCTCGGTGTCACGGAAGAGCGCGGCGGCCCCGGCGAGGATGCGGGGGAGACCCGCGAGGTACGTGGCGAAGTCTGGCGTGGTGGTCATTCAGGAAGGGTAACCAGCCCGCGCGTCCGCCTTGCCGACTCACTGCCCGGCTCCGGGAAGTGACAGATCAGGCTCAGCCAGGCCCCCTCCTGCACCGCGAGCCGTACGAACGACACCTCAATGTCACCCGCGCGGGGGTGGCGGTAACGGCGCACGGAGGAACGGAACTTCGCCACCAGGGCGTCAAGGTCACCCTCGTCGAACCCGGCGCCATGGACCCCCCGATCTTCGCGGACGGGTTGCGGGACAGGCTGGTGCTACGGGCGTCCGGCGTGACGGCGCAGACGTTCGACGACAGGGCCCTCACGGAGGTGTCCTGAACCCGCAGGGGACACGGCCCTTACGGAGGCGTCCTGAGCCCGCCGGGGACACGCCCCTTACGGAGTCGTGCGGAGTCCGTCGACGACGAGGTCCAGGATCCGCCCGGCCCGCGCCTCCGCTCCCGGTCGCGTCGGATCGATCCGCCACAGCACGCTGAGCTGAAGCAGCACGTCCTCCGGGTCGATGCCCGGCTTGAGTGAACCGTCGGCGGCCCCGGCCTTCAGGAGTACGTCGATCGCGGCCACGAAGGGCGCGAGGTACTCGTCGTCGGCGCCCCCGTCGGTCGCCGCGTGGATCACCTCGGCCACGCCGTACTTGAGCCGCCCGTAGTGGGCGACCTCGTCGAACCAGCGCCGTAGCGCCACCAGCGGCGGATGCTCCGTGAGCAGCACGGGCGCGCGGTCGATCAGGTGCTGTATGTCGTGCCGGTACAGCTCCAGGATCAGCGCCTCCCGGGTGGGGAAGTGGCGGTACAGCGTCCCGATGCCGACGCCCGCCTCCTTGGCGATCGCGGTGAGGGACACACCGTTCGACACACCGCTCGACGCGGCGACGGCCTCGCGGGCGACGGCCAGGATGCGCTCCCGGTTGTCGAGGGCGTCTCGGCGGGTCGGTTTCGGGTTCACGTTCGTGGGTCGTCCGTCCGGTGTCGGATTGCTAAGCGGAGGGCCCTCCGGTACGTTGGGAGATGTACCGGAGGGGCCTCCGTTTCGCTCTCCATTCTGGCACATCCCCGTCCGACACCGCAGGGAGCTCCGTCATGCCCGAACTCGTCCTGGTCACCGGAGGCAGCGGCTACATCGCAGGCTGGTGCATCGCCGAACTGCTGCGCCGCGGCTACGACGTCCGTACGACCGTCCGCACCCCGGGCAAGGAGCGCGCGGTCACCGACGCCGTCGCGACCGTCGTCGACCCCGCCGGCCGGCTGAGCTTCGCCGTCGCCGACCTCACCGCCGACGAGGGCTGGGAGGCCGCCGTCAAGGGCGTCGACCGCGTCCTGCACGTCGCCTCCCCGCTCGGCGCCGCCTCGGACGACCCCGACGCCCTGATCGCGGCGGCCCGCGACGGCGCCCTGCGCGTCCTGCGCGCGGCCACCGAGGCGGGCGTACGACGCGTGGTGCTGACCTCGGCGGCGAACGCCGCGAGCCCCTCGTCGTACGCCTCCGAAGGCGTCACCGACGAGGAGCTGTGGACCGATCCGGACGACCCGACCCTGATCCCCTACCGCCGCTCGAAGACCCTCGCCGAGCGCGCCGCATGGGACTTCATGAGCGGCTACGACGGGACGACCGAGCTGACGACCGTGCTTCCCGGCGCGGTCTTCGGGCCGGTCCTCACCACCGCGAACCTGGGTTCCGTCGGCATCATCGCGCGCATGGTGACCGGCAGGATGCCCGGCGTCCCGCGCATCGGCCTCGAAGTCGTCGACGTCCGGGACCTGGTCGACGTCCACATCCGCGCGATGACCTCACCGGAGGCCGCCGGTCAACGCTTCCTGGCCACCGGGGAGTTCGTGTGGATGGAGGACATCGCCCGCACCCTGCGCGAGGGCCTCGGCGAGCACGGCCGTACCGTCTCCACGCGCCGCCTCCCGGATTTCGCGGTCCGCCTCGCCGCCCGCTTCCGGGACCCGTCCCTGCGCGAGATCGCCCCCGCGCTCGGCCGCCGCAACCGCCACAGCACCGAGAAGGCGCGCCGCGTCCTCGGCTGGGAACCACGCCCGGCCCGGGAAGCCGTCCTCGACTGCGCCCGGAGCCTCATCGCGCAGGGGGCTGTCTGAGAACGAACGGCAACAGGCATCGAGTGCGGGGGAGGGCGATCGCGACCGCCGTGCTCCGGGGCGGCCTACCGTGCCGGGCGGAACGGCCGCAGGAAGCGGATCCCGTCCTCGATCGTGCCGTCCATCAGCTCCAGCAGTCGGGGCACCAGGTCCTGCATGCGGGGTGCCCCCAGGTGGCCGTCGAGGGCCTCGCGGCTCTCCCAGCGCTCGAAGACGACGAACGCGCCCGGTTCTCCCTCGACCTGGTGGGCCTCGTAGTCGATGTTGCCCGCGTCGTGGCGTGACGCGGTGACGGCGGCTGTCATGAACGCCCTCATCTCGGCTTCCTTCCCGGTTTTGGCCCGGGCTTCCCACAGCACGGTGACGTAGTGGTTCGACGTGGTGGTCATGCCGGCTCCTCCTGATTTCGAACAGCGTCGTTCTGACTCCGAACGGCGCACAACGACGCCGTTCGGACTCAGGAGGAGCCGGCATGACCACCACATTCATCACGGGGGCCAACAAGTCCCTCGGACTTGAAACCGCCCGTCGCCTCGTCGAGGCGGGGCACACCGTCCTCCTCGGTGCCCGCGACCGTGAGCGCGGCCGGGCCGCGGCGAAGGCGCTCGGCGCCCGGTTCGTCCAGATCGACGTGACCGACGACGCCTCGGTCCGGGCGGCGGCCGCGGACGTCGCCGCGCGGGAGGGAACGGTCGACGTCCTGGTCAACAACGCCGGCGTCCTCGGCAGGGTCGGCCCCGTCGAGGAGTACACCGCGGCCGACATGAGCGCCGTGCTCGACGTGAACGTCGTCGGGATCGTGCGCGTCACGCACGCCTTCCTCCCGCTGCTGCGCACGTCGCCGAACCCCGTCATCGTCAATGTGTCCAGCGGGATGGGCTCCTTCGGCATGACCCAGGACCCGGCGCGGATCGAGTCGCACTATGCCCTGCCCCTCTACTGCGCCTCGAAGGCCGCCGTCACGATGCTCACGACGCAGTACGCCAAGGAACTGAAGGACGTGAAGGTCAACGCCGCGGACCCCGGGCAGACCGCGACCGACTTCACCGGCGGCCTCGGACACAGCGTCGCCGACGGCGCGGAGTCCATCGTGACCCTCGCGACGATCGGCCCGGACGGCCCGACGGGACGGTTCGTCGACCGATCCGGGAACCTCCCCTGGTGAACCTGCCCTGAGCACAGGGCCGGCCGCCCCGCCGCCCCGCGCGTACCTCGTGCTCGAGATCTCCACGCTCAGTGATCACGAAGGGCGGCCGTGGGGCCTAATTGTCGTCGGCCTCCGCCAACCGCACGGTCCGCTCGGCCAGTTCACTGATCCGCACCCCGTCGAACCCGAACACCGCACTGCGCACGGTGTCCTCCAGCGGATCCGTCCACTGCCCCGGGATCGCGTCCGCGCCGGTCAGCACCCCGGCGACCGAACCGGCGGTCGCGCCGTTCGAGTCGGTGTCCAGGCCGCCGCGCACGGTGAGCGTGATGGTGCGGGTGAAGTCCCCGTCGCCGTACAGGAGTCCGGCGGTGAGGACGGCCGCGTTCGGGACCGTGTGGATCCAGCCGAGCCCGG from Streptomyces sp. NBC_01478 includes the following:
- a CDS encoding AlkA N-terminal domain-containing protein: MHTDTERCVRAVQSKDARFDGWFFTAVLTTRIYCRPSCPVVPPKPENMTFYPSAAACQQAGFRACKRCRPDTSPGSPEWNQRADLVARAMRLIADGTVDREGVPGLAARLGYSTRQIERQLLAELGAGPLALARAQRAQTARLLIETTALPMAEIAFAAGFSSIRTFNDTVREVFALSPSELRNRRPKTTVLTPGTLTLRLPFRAPLNPDNLFGHLAATAVPGVEEWRADAYRRTLRLPYGHGIASLTPRSDHIACRLTLSDLRDLPVAISRCRRMLDLDADPVAVDDQLRTDPVLAPLVDKAPGRRVPRTVDEAEFAVRAVLGQQVSTAAARTHAARLVTAHGEPVDDPEGGLTHLFPSPESLAAVNPETLAMPNTRRTTFTTLVAQLADGTLHLGVESDWAETRAQLLSLPGFGPWTADVIAMRALGDPDAFLPTDLGIRRAAQELGLPSTPAALTARAAAWRPWRAYAVQYLWATDSHPINFLPV
- a CDS encoding methylated-DNA--[protein]-cysteine S-methyltransferase; this encodes MKQHTVTDSPYGPLTLVADEDGALCGLYMTDQRHRPPQEHFGPRDDTPFSSAIDELQAYFEGELKEFTLELRLHGTPFQLTVWDQLRRIPYGETRSYGDLADALGNPGASRAVGLANGKNPIGIIVPCHRVVGANGSLTGYGGGLDRKQRLLDFESGAALF
- a CDS encoding SIR2 family NAD-dependent protein deacylase, which gives rise to MSKPLVALLSGAGISTDSGIPDYRGPNGLWRRDPEAEKLVTYEYYMGDPEIRRRSWQMRRKNRTLQAEPNAAHRAVVELEKSGVPVRVITQNVDGLHQLAGLPARKVLELHGTAREFVCTGCHVRGPMADALARVDAGEDDPACLECGGILKSATVFFGERLDPVVLGEAVAITKACQVFVAVGSSLQVQPAAGLAGVAADYGARLVIVNAEPTPYDDRADEVVREPIGTALPELLRTLRNSKDSKDS
- a CDS encoding DUF2191 domain-containing protein, with translation MAKVNVSLDAALVVEVMVLAGVGNPQDAVELVVRDYIERGHRTEARAEARDDALREVDVKPREVEG
- a CDS encoding NUDIX hydrolase translates to MTTTPDFATYLAGLPRILAGAAALFRDTEGRVLLVEPNYREGWALPGGTIESDDGETPRQGARRETLEEIGLDIELGPLLAVDWVYHGPDYPPLVAYLYDGGILTANDLKSIRLQEEELLSWRLVAREDLTEYLHGSLGLRVLVALDVLEEGAGTAELENGRRAG
- a CDS encoding MmyB family transcriptional regulator, with product MAKFRSSVRRYRHPRAGDIEVSFVRLAVQEGAWLSLICHFPEPGSESARRTRGLVTLPE
- a CDS encoding TetR/AcrR family transcriptional regulator, translated to MNPKPTRRDALDNRERILAVAREAVAASSGVSNGVSLTAIAKEAGVGIGTLYRHFPTREALILELYRHDIQHLIDRAPVLLTEHPPLVALRRWFDEVAHYGRLKYGVAEVIHAATDGGADDEYLAPFVAAIDVLLKAGAADGSLKPGIDPEDVLLQLSVLWRIDPTRPGAEARAGRILDLVVDGLRTTP
- a CDS encoding NAD-dependent epimerase/dehydratase family protein, whose amino-acid sequence is MPELVLVTGGSGYIAGWCIAELLRRGYDVRTTVRTPGKERAVTDAVATVVDPAGRLSFAVADLTADEGWEAAVKGVDRVLHVASPLGAASDDPDALIAAARDGALRVLRAATEAGVRRVVLTSAANAASPSSYASEGVTDEELWTDPDDPTLIPYRRSKTLAERAAWDFMSGYDGTTELTTVLPGAVFGPVLTTANLGSVGIIARMVTGRMPGVPRIGLEVVDVRDLVDVHIRAMTSPEAAGQRFLATGEFVWMEDIARTLREGLGEHGRTVSTRRLPDFAVRLAARFRDPSLREIAPALGRRNRHSTEKARRVLGWEPRPAREAVLDCARSLIAQGAV
- a CDS encoding putative quinol monooxygenase, which translates into the protein MTTTSNHYVTVLWEARAKTGKEAEMRAFMTAAVTASRHDAGNIDYEAHQVEGEPGAFVVFERWESREALDGHLGAPRMQDLVPRLLELMDGTIEDGIRFLRPFRPAR
- a CDS encoding SDR family NAD(P)-dependent oxidoreductase, with the protein product MTTTFITGANKSLGLETARRLVEAGHTVLLGARDRERGRAAAKALGARFVQIDVTDDASVRAAAADVAAREGTVDVLVNNAGVLGRVGPVEEYTAADMSAVLDVNVVGIVRVTHAFLPLLRTSPNPVIVNVSSGMGSFGMTQDPARIESHYALPLYCASKAAVTMLTTQYAKELKDVKVNAADPGQTATDFTGGLGHSVADGAESIVTLATIGPDGPTGRFVDRSGNLPW